Below is a window of Oceanipulchritudo coccoides DNA.
GGGATGCCGATCATCTGGCAGCCATCAAGGAGATCATTGCAAAACTACCTTCCGTGGATCGCAACCGGATCTATATCCTGGGTCATTCGATGGGGGGACATGGAACCTATTCCCTGCTTCAACTAGATCCCGGGTATTTTGCCGCGGCTGGTTCCTCTGCAGGAACGGGATTATCGACCACCGATGAGTTTATCGATGTCTCCCTGATCAAGGACATCCCGATCTGGGCCTTTCATGGGGATCAGGATCCACGGTGTCCATATGAGGGTGGACTGAAACTGTTCACCCAAATGGTGAAGGCGGGCGGAAACCTGAAATTTACGACTTGGGCAGGCGATAAGCATGGCGGCCCCGTGGCCGAGAAAATGATTACTGGAAGCGACAATGGCAGAACCCTGATGAGCAGCGAACGGTGTGATCCGGAACCGGAATTCATGAAGTGGCTGTTCGCTCAATCCCTTACCTACCGATAGATCTTATAAACATGCCCGCAACTACTCTATTTATGAAAACAAGAATCTCTCTATACCTCTCCCTTTGCCTTGTCTTCGTGGCACAGATCGTCGTCCACGGAGAACCCCCAGAGAAGCTGAACATCATTTATATCCTCGCCGACGACCTCGGATATGCCGACGTCAGTTTTAATGGTCAGGAAAAATTCACTACACCTCACCTGGATCGTCTTGCCAACGATGGGATGGTCTTTAACCAGCACTATTCAGGGAGCACGGTTTGTGCGCCTTCACGATCCACCTTGATGACGGGCCAGCATACGGGCCGGACGCCGATCCGGCACAATTCCAAGGGTCCTGCCGGTGGCCAGCTGCCTCTGCCTGCGGGCACCGTGACCGTGGCGAAGGTTCTGCAGGAGGCCGGGTATGTGACAGGCGCGTTTGGCAAGTGGGGACTTGGCTACACTGGCAGTGAAGGCGATCCATCGCGTCAGGGATTTGATGTGTTTTATGGCTACAAGGACCAGGTAAATGCCCATCATTACTATCCGCAGATCCTTTGGGACAATAATACAAAAGTTCAATTGAACTCGAAAGGGAAACAGGAAGTGTACGCTCCGTTCCGCATCCAGGAGGAGACGCTCAAATTTATCCGTGAGAACAAGGACCGCCCCTTCTTTTGCTACGTTCCCTCGGTCCTGCCTCATGCCGAATTGGTCGCTCCCGAAGCCTACATTGCGCGCTTTCGCGGGAATTTTGGTGAAGAGACGCCTTACGACGCGAAGAAGGGCTCACGCAAAACAGGCTATGGATCCCAAGCGGATCCCAAGGCGGCCTTTGCTGCCATGGTCCAGATTCTCGACGAACAGGTCGGGGAAATCCGTGCCCTCGTGGAAGAGCTGGGAATCGCGGAGCGCACAATCATCATCTTCACTTCTGACAATGGTCCACACGACGCGGGTGGGGCGGATCCTGAGTATTTTGATTCCAACGGGCCCTTCCGGGGAATCAAACGTGATCTTTACGAGGGAGGCATCCGCGTCCCGATGGTTGCGTGGGCTCCAGACCGCGTCGACGCGGGCTCCGAGACCGACCATGTCTCGGCTTTCTGGGATGTTTTGCCGACTCTGGCAGAGCTGGCCGGGGCACCGGTTCCGGATGATATCGACGGGCTCTCATTTGCGCCAATCCTTTTGCAGAATGGAAACCAATCCTCGCACCAGTATCTCTACTGGGAATTTCTCGGCGGGGGAGGCAAGCTGGCGGTTCGCATGGGCAATTGGAAGGCGGTTCAACTCGGTGTATCCAAAAATCCCGACGGGCCAATCCAGTTGTTTGACTTGCCCACCGATCCGGAGGAAAGCATTGATCTGGCAGCAGAGTATCCGGAGCTTGTCGAACAGG
It encodes the following:
- a CDS encoding prolyl oligopeptidase family serine peptidase, with the translated sequence MPFRLMSPVKIDAETRYPVIVSLHGGGGRGTDNMRQLRGWNQRLAEANRRAEYPCYVLALQTERHWDADHLAAIKEIIAKLPSVDRNRIYILGHSMGGHGTYSLLQLDPGYFAAAGSSAGTGLSTTDEFIDVSLIKDIPIWAFHGDQDPRCPYEGGLKLFTQMVKAGGNLKFTTWAGDKHGGPVAEKMITGSDNGRTLMSSERCDPEPEFMKWLFAQSLTYR